The Pseudoalteromonas aliena SW19 genome includes a region encoding these proteins:
- a CDS encoding Lrp/AsnC family transcriptional regulator has protein sequence MTPYIYDSLDNALIAELRKDGRASISALASSLNVSRGTVQNRLDRLVSSGAILGFTIRVHEHIETEAVRAIMMVEVIGKSTSQVIKTMRGIPELTKLHTTNGAWDLVAEIQAANLSEFDGVLRQVREIDGILNSETSILLSST, from the coding sequence ATGACTCCTTATATTTACGATTCCCTTGATAACGCTTTAATTGCTGAATTACGAAAAGACGGTCGCGCCTCTATCTCTGCTTTAGCAAGTTCTTTAAATGTGTCACGCGGGACAGTGCAAAATAGATTAGATCGATTAGTGAGCTCAGGCGCTATTTTAGGGTTTACCATAAGAGTGCATGAACACATAGAAACCGAAGCCGTTCGTGCAATTATGATGGTGGAAGTGATTGGTAAATCAACTTCTCAAGTTATTAAAACTATGCGTGGTATACCCGAACTTACAAAATTGCACACTACCAATGGTGCTTGGGATTTGGTAGCAGAGATACAGGCCGCGAATTTAAGTGAGTTTGATGGAGTGCTTAGGCAAGTACGTGAAATAGACGGTATTTTAAATAGTGAAACAAGCATATTGCTTTCATCAACTTAA
- a CDS encoding ornithine cyclodeaminase translates to MSHFIAQPKQGVPFVSVQAMAKLINSLGIENVLLELTHKLETDFARWTEFDKSPRYAAHSPEGVIELMPVSDGQMFSCKYVNGHPKNTFRELQTVAAFGILADVDSGYPVMISEMCLLTALRTAATSALVAKYLAPKNSTTLTLIGNGAQSEFQALAFKAVLGITHIRLYDIDANASKKAFTNLSAYGLNVTICNSVQEAVQGAHVITTCTADKTNATILTNEMIPQGVHINAIGGDCPGKTELDTKLLERANVFVEYEPQTRIEGEIQQMSESFVVTEFHKVVNKQSLGRTSQDELTIFDGVGFASEDFTALVFIRDQLIKSGEFTLLDLITQQADPRNLFSVLNTEQTSAQEHVA, encoded by the coding sequence ATGAGTCATTTTATAGCACAGCCAAAACAAGGCGTTCCGTTTGTTAGCGTTCAGGCAATGGCTAAGCTTATAAATAGCTTAGGTATCGAAAACGTTTTGTTAGAGCTAACACATAAATTAGAAACCGACTTTGCCCGTTGGACTGAGTTTGATAAGTCACCTCGCTATGCAGCACACTCACCAGAGGGTGTAATAGAGCTAATGCCAGTGAGTGATGGCCAAATGTTCAGCTGTAAATATGTAAATGGTCACCCAAAAAACACCTTTCGAGAACTTCAAACAGTCGCTGCATTTGGTATTTTAGCCGATGTAGATAGTGGTTATCCGGTAATGATCAGCGAAATGTGCCTACTAACAGCGCTACGTACAGCGGCTACATCGGCGCTGGTGGCTAAGTATTTAGCACCAAAAAACTCAACAACACTTACATTAATTGGTAATGGGGCACAGTCTGAGTTTCAGGCACTGGCATTTAAAGCTGTATTGGGCATAACACATATTCGTTTATACGATATAGATGCAAACGCGTCTAAAAAAGCATTTACTAATTTAAGTGCTTACGGGTTAAACGTAACTATTTGTAATAGCGTACAGGAAGCTGTGCAAGGTGCGCACGTTATTACAACCTGCACCGCCGATAAAACCAATGCTACAATTTTAACAAACGAGATGATCCCACAAGGTGTGCACATTAATGCCATAGGCGGCGATTGCCCAGGTAAAACAGAGTTAGATACTAAATTACTCGAGCGCGCTAATGTATTTGTAGAGTACGAGCCACAAACTCGAATTGAGGGCGAAATACAGCAAATGAGTGAAAGCTTTGTTGTAACTGAGTTTCATAAAGTCGTTAATAAGCAATCGCTTGGCCGTACTAGCCAAGACGAATTAACTATTTTTGATGGTGTAGGCTTTGCGAGCGAAGATTTTACAGCGCTTGTATTTATACGCGATCAACTTATTAAAAGCGGTGAATTTACATTGCTCGATTTAATTACACAGCAAGCCGATCCGCGCAACTTGTTTTCGGTACTTAATACAGAGCAAACATCAGCACAAGAGCACGTAGCATGA
- the ctlX gene encoding citrulline utilization hydrolase CtlX encodes MSHVNQAPSAVVMVRPHHFTSNPQTMLDNAFQSECLAPNQSEQAYSEVTNAVKLLKNEGVKVHLFEDEQTQTPDSVFPNNWFSTHQSGELIIYPMFVENRRLEYRKDIIDFLTDHYKVTVVTDYAHLVKENSFLEGTGSLVLDHQHKLAYAAKSKRTTQSVVNTVCNFLALKPVIFNAYDEQGTAVYHTNVLMCVATEFVMVGLNMVPSEERKALVTHFLQSHHEVIDLSLDQINQFCGNAIELQGNNGRILALSQTAFNALTTAQIAAIQKTAKLVPLPIPTIESAGGSVRCMIAGVHLQNK; translated from the coding sequence ATGAGCCACGTAAATCAAGCACCGAGTGCGGTTGTTATGGTACGTCCGCATCACTTTACGTCTAACCCACAAACAATGCTCGACAATGCATTTCAAAGTGAATGCTTAGCACCAAATCAAAGTGAACAAGCATATAGCGAAGTCACAAATGCAGTAAAATTATTAAAAAATGAAGGGGTAAAAGTTCACCTTTTTGAAGATGAGCAAACACAGACTCCCGACTCTGTGTTTCCAAATAACTGGTTTTCTACTCATCAAAGTGGGGAATTAATAATCTACCCAATGTTTGTAGAAAACAGAAGGTTAGAATATCGAAAAGATATTATTGATTTTTTAACGGATCACTATAAAGTGACGGTTGTGACTGATTATGCGCATTTGGTGAAAGAAAATTCATTCCTAGAAGGCACGGGCTCACTGGTTCTCGATCATCAACATAAACTGGCTTATGCAGCAAAATCTAAAAGAACAACTCAATCGGTTGTTAATACAGTTTGTAATTTTCTCGCATTAAAACCCGTTATATTTAATGCATATGATGAACAAGGCACTGCGGTTTATCACACTAATGTATTAATGTGCGTTGCAACTGAGTTTGTAATGGTTGGCTTAAACATGGTGCCAAGTGAGGAGCGTAAAGCGCTAGTTACTCATTTTTTACAAAGCCATCACGAAGTAATTGATTTATCACTCGATCAAATTAATCAATTTTGTGGTAACGCCATAGAGTTACAAGGTAACAATGGCCGTATTTTAGCGTTATCGCAAACAGCATTTAATGCGCTCACAACAGCACAAATAGCAGCCATACAAAAAACGGCTAAGCTTGTACCGTTACCGATTCCTACCATTGAGTCGGCTGGTGGATCAGTTAGATGCATGATTGCAGGAGTTCATTTGCAAAACAAATAA
- a CDS encoding alanine/glycine:cation symporter family protein, with the protein MFDTVVKSVNNLLWGEGQVLIYILLFTGIWFSVRLKAIQILKFKHMFSLLKGSSKCKKDDISSFQALCTGLCARVGTGNLAGVAVAISLGGSGAIFWMWVIAILGMATGFAESVLGQVYKVRDSGGEFRGGPAYYIQQGLGSRAFAIVFAACLFLGYGFTFSAMQTNTITDALNYAFEVPTFYSGLVITVLAGSIILGGFKAIARFAERVVPIMGIVFVLAAVIITIINFTQVPAMLKDIFLSAFGLQEAGAGAMGAAIKNGIQRGLYSNEAGAGSVPHASASASPIPNHPVTQGYIQMLGVFFDTIVLCSCTAVIILLADIDISGEMEGIRLTQSAMTAHLAQGGVYFVAAAITLFAFTSVVANYAYAESNLHLFKLDNKVGRGIYTLLYLSMMLWGASATLKEVWDLADIALGLMTVVNVIAIILLTPTILSVTSDYHAQRDKGLEPEFKVKDVKVQGKCEDGIWD; encoded by the coding sequence ATGTTCGATACCGTCGTCAAAAGCGTAAACAACCTTTTGTGGGGAGAAGGTCAGGTACTTATTTATATACTCTTGTTTACAGGAATATGGTTTTCAGTACGACTAAAAGCAATTCAAATACTTAAATTTAAACATATGTTTAGCCTTTTAAAAGGCAGTAGCAAATGTAAAAAAGACGACATTTCATCATTTCAAGCATTGTGTACAGGGCTTTGCGCACGTGTAGGCACAGGTAATTTAGCCGGTGTGGCAGTGGCAATTTCACTTGGTGGCAGCGGAGCTATATTTTGGATGTGGGTAATAGCCATATTGGGTATGGCTACAGGCTTTGCTGAAAGCGTACTTGGTCAAGTATATAAAGTGCGCGATAGTGGCGGCGAGTTTAGAGGCGGCCCTGCATATTATATTCAACAAGGTTTGGGTAGCCGAGCATTCGCAATTGTGTTTGCCGCGTGTTTGTTTTTAGGTTACGGCTTTACGTTTAGCGCAATGCAAACTAACACAATTACCGACGCACTTAATTACGCGTTTGAAGTTCCTACATTTTATTCAGGCCTAGTTATTACCGTACTAGCAGGCTCAATTATACTCGGTGGCTTTAAAGCAATTGCCCGATTTGCAGAGCGTGTTGTGCCAATAATGGGCATTGTGTTTGTACTTGCTGCCGTAATTATTACTATTATAAATTTCACGCAAGTACCCGCGATGCTTAAAGATATATTTTTATCGGCGTTTGGTTTACAAGAAGCAGGCGCCGGTGCAATGGGCGCAGCCATTAAAAACGGTATTCAACGTGGTTTATATTCTAATGAGGCCGGTGCAGGCAGTGTTCCGCATGCTTCAGCAAGTGCCAGCCCAATTCCTAATCACCCTGTTACGCAAGGTTACATACAAATGCTAGGCGTATTTTTCGATACAATCGTACTGTGTAGCTGTACCGCTGTGATCATTCTATTGGCCGATATAGACATTAGCGGTGAAATGGAAGGCATTCGTTTAACACAAAGCGCGATGACCGCTCATTTAGCACAAGGTGGTGTTTATTTTGTCGCAGCCGCTATTACCTTGTTTGCTTTTACATCGGTGGTGGCAAACTACGCTTATGCAGAGAGCAACTTGCACTTATTTAAGCTCGACAACAAAGTAGGGCGCGGCATTTACACTTTGCTTTATTTATCAATGATGTTGTGGGGCGCATCGGCCACTTTAAAAGAAGTCTGGGATTTAGCCGATATTGCCTTAGGGTTAATGACAGTGGTTAACGTTATCGCTATTATACTGTTAACGCCGACTATTTTGTCTGTCACGAGCGATTACCACGCACAAAGAGACAAAGGTTTAGAGCCCGAATTTAAAGTAAAAGATGTAAAAGTACAGGGCAAATGCGAAGACGGCATTTGGGACTAA
- a CDS encoding BrnT family toxin: MLFEWDDNKNSKNIDKHGIDFNDAVTIFDDDERIEAIDDRNDYGEERIQVIGEAKPGVLMVVYTWRKSGTSRRMISARTASQKERVVYQSMKAR; encoded by the coding sequence GTGTTATTTGAATGGGATGATAATAAAAATAGTAAAAATATAGATAAGCATGGTATCGATTTCAATGATGCTGTGACTATATTTGATGATGATGAAAGAATTGAAGCTATAGATGACCGTAATGATTATGGTGAAGAGCGGATACAAGTTATTGGAGAAGCTAAGCCCGGTGTTTTAATGGTTGTCTATACATGGAGAAAAAGCGGCACTTCAAGACGAATGATTTCTGCTAGAACTGCCAGTCAAAAAGAACGTGTTGTCTATCAAAGTATGAAAGCGAGATAA
- a CDS encoding lipid-binding SYLF domain-containing protein codes for MKTLIILSVLALTVALTGCATTGSASPSEKRSLVQSMKANTLDKLYAEKPDVKKQIANSAGFAVFDNANVNVVLASFGGGYGVVKNNLTGKSTYMNMGEAGLGLGLGVKDFNVVMVFHNQAALNRFIEHGWAFGGNADAAAKYGDKGGAVVAEAIADQVTVYSVTENGLALQAVLKGTKFWVDSELN; via the coding sequence ATGAAAACACTAATTATACTAAGCGTACTTGCTTTAACTGTTGCGTTAACTGGTTGTGCGACTACAGGTAGTGCATCACCAAGCGAAAAACGGTCACTTGTACAAAGTATGAAAGCAAACACGTTAGATAAATTATACGCTGAAAAACCTGATGTAAAAAAACAAATTGCTAATTCTGCTGGTTTCGCCGTTTTTGATAACGCTAACGTAAATGTGGTTTTAGCTAGTTTTGGTGGCGGTTATGGCGTAGTTAAAAATAACCTTACGGGTAAATCGACTTATATGAATATGGGCGAAGCCGGTTTAGGGCTTGGTTTAGGTGTTAAAGATTTTAATGTTGTAATGGTTTTTCATAACCAAGCTGCATTAAATAGATTTATTGAACATGGTTGGGCATTTGGCGGAAACGCTGATGCTGCAGCTAAATATGGTGATAAAGGTGGCGCTGTAGTTGCCGAAGCTATTGCAGATCAGGTTACTGTATATTCTGTAACCGAAAATGGCCTTGCACTACAAGCTGTATTAAAAGGTACTAAGTTTTGGGTTGATTCAGAGCTTAATTAA
- a CDS encoding tyrosine-type recombinase/integrase, with protein MLVALVDTLKQLRYQIAHLDDGTLNSEYPELASFIQQVGLTVTESKIDLTFLYQFLYVYGRKSEATYSRFRNELERFYLWSWLIAKKSVFNLKREDIEAYVDFMVEPDKAWAATSVQWRYKDEQGIRRLNQNWRPFMLKESIASQQTLSSMFTALNVFYKFALLEEKTFANFVPVVKKNSPYLVVQSQIQIPDTLSDIQWEYVFGVTRDLCEHKPDLERNLFTLACLKGLYLRISELSERPQWSPVMSHFWQDNDGFWFLRIMGKGNKLRDVTLSDDFVEYLKRYRLYRGLPALPRVDESDPLVHKIRGQGGMTVRQIRRLVQQSFDYAQQSLLDDGFKDDAEQLGAATAHWLRHTGATHDAQTRPLKHLSEDLGHSKIATTDQIYIQTNIKERAKSGLKRKI; from the coding sequence ATGCTTGTTGCTTTGGTTGATACGTTAAAACAATTAAGATATCAAATTGCCCATCTAGATGACGGCACTCTAAATTCAGAATACCCAGAACTTGCATCCTTTATACAGCAAGTTGGCTTGACTGTAACTGAATCTAAGATCGATCTGACATTCTTGTATCAATTTTTATATGTTTATGGTCGAAAATCAGAAGCCACTTATAGTCGTTTTCGAAATGAGCTTGAACGTTTTTATTTATGGTCGTGGTTAATAGCAAAAAAATCAGTATTTAATTTAAAACGTGAAGATATTGAAGCTTACGTTGATTTTATGGTCGAACCCGATAAAGCATGGGCTGCCACTTCAGTGCAATGGCGCTATAAAGATGAGCAAGGAATTCGTCGCTTAAATCAAAATTGGCGCCCTTTCATGCTTAAAGAATCCATTGCTAGCCAACAAACTTTATCGTCTATGTTTACTGCTCTAAATGTGTTTTATAAGTTTGCCTTATTGGAAGAAAAAACATTTGCTAACTTTGTCCCTGTTGTTAAAAAAAATAGCCCGTACTTAGTTGTTCAATCTCAAATTCAAATTCCAGATACATTGAGCGATATACAATGGGAATATGTTTTTGGCGTAACGCGTGATCTATGTGAGCATAAACCAGATTTAGAACGAAACTTATTTACGCTTGCCTGTTTAAAAGGCCTTTATTTACGAATTTCAGAATTATCTGAGCGCCCGCAATGGTCGCCGGTGATGTCTCATTTTTGGCAAGATAATGATGGTTTCTGGTTTTTACGTATTATGGGCAAAGGTAATAAATTACGAGATGTAACCTTAAGTGATGATTTTGTTGAATATTTAAAGCGTTATAGATTATACCGAGGTTTACCTGCCCTTCCTCGTGTTGACGAATCAGATCCTCTGGTTCATAAAATTCGCGGTCAAGGTGGTATGACCGTTAGGCAAATTAGGCGTTTGGTTCAGCAAAGTTTTGATTATGCACAGCAATCATTACTTGATGATGGTTTTAAAGATGATGCTGAACAACTTGGCGCTGCAACTGCACATTGGCTTCGTCATACTGGTGCCACACATGATGCGCAAACTAGACCACTTAAACATTTATCAGAAGATTTAGGTCATTCTAAAATTGCGACTACCGATCAAATTTATATTCAAACAAATATTAAAGAGCGAGCAAAGTCAGGACTTAAAAGGAAAATTTAA
- a CDS encoding cation:proton antiporter, producing the protein MEYLVIAFIGGLFLIYSLTLRQLEKTEVTGPMFFVVGGICLALMLPNEGHKIKEGVDLLLPFIELTLSIFLFSDAAKSKLSVLRHSFQYPSLLLFVALPLTLLLGIAVALFFFAELSLIQAALLAIILTPTDAALSKGLLASTQVPEKIREGINTESGLNDGLCVPIFLIFILLAKNPDSAITATQTLSVFGRELGLALLIAITSIAVFIPSLNFAMKHHYFAQNTSPFLLLGFAMAVFSVTQYFHGSGFIAVFITGLLFDKFSTEEVRTELIEDSEHIADFTSLMIWCLFGFVCAYLVIPKLNTEIIIYALLSTTLIRIIPVMLSLQFTVLNIKERFTFAWFGPRGLASIVFTLMVIDTQIENKYQIATIAMTTILFSVFIHGISTKPIADSFAKK; encoded by the coding sequence ATGGAGTATTTAGTAATAGCATTTATAGGCGGACTATTTTTAATTTATTCTTTAACACTTCGTCAGTTAGAAAAAACCGAAGTAACGGGACCGATGTTTTTTGTTGTTGGCGGAATATGTTTAGCTTTAATGCTACCCAACGAAGGGCATAAAATAAAAGAAGGCGTTGATCTTTTATTACCATTTATAGAGCTTACGCTAAGTATTTTTTTATTTTCTGATGCAGCTAAATCAAAGTTGAGTGTATTAAGGCATAGTTTTCAGTATCCTAGTTTACTGTTGTTTGTTGCCCTACCCTTAACTTTGTTACTTGGTATTGCTGTTGCTTTATTTTTCTTTGCTGAGCTTTCACTTATTCAAGCAGCGTTGCTCGCTATTATTTTAACACCTACCGATGCGGCATTAAGTAAAGGGTTACTAGCAAGTACACAAGTGCCTGAAAAAATACGCGAAGGAATAAATACTGAAAGTGGTTTGAACGATGGATTATGCGTACCCATATTTTTAATATTTATATTACTCGCTAAAAATCCTGACTCAGCTATTACCGCAACACAAACATTAAGTGTGTTTGGCCGAGAGCTTGGCTTGGCTTTATTAATAGCTATTACAAGTATTGCTGTTTTTATACCGAGTTTAAACTTTGCAATGAAACATCATTACTTTGCACAAAATACCAGTCCATTTTTATTACTCGGTTTTGCTATGGCGGTGTTTTCTGTCACTCAGTATTTTCATGGCAGTGGATTTATTGCGGTGTTTATTACAGGCTTATTATTTGATAAGTTTTCGACCGAAGAAGTTAGAACAGAATTAATTGAAGACTCAGAGCACATCGCAGATTTTACATCGTTAATGATTTGGTGCTTGTTCGGGTTTGTTTGTGCTTATTTAGTTATTCCTAAATTAAATACTGAAATAATAATTTACGCTTTATTGAGCACAACATTAATTAGAATAATTCCGGTTATGTTGTCTCTGCAATTTACAGTGCTGAATATTAAAGAGCGTTTTACATTTGCGTGGTTTGGGCCAAGAGGATTAGCTTCCATTGTTTTTACCTTGATGGTGATAGACACACAAATAGAAAATAAATATCAAATTGCGACGATAGCAATGACGACTATTTTGTTTAGTGTATTTATACATGGCATTAGCACTAAACCTATTGCTGATAGTTTTGCTAAAAAGTAG
- the ydiJ gene encoding D-2-hydroxyglutarate dehydrogenase YdiJ — MIATITQQDAATELVENYLSTIANQGFTGDTDASYATRITASTDNSVYQEIPQGVIFPKNEKDIQLALQTASRDPFLSLTFGPRGGGTGTNGQSLTPGIVVDLSRYMREILEINVDEGWVRVQTGVIKDQLNDFLKPYGFFFSPDLSTSNRATIGGMISTDASGQGSLVYGKTSDHVLGLTTYLVDGTPMCTSPIDIDKAQIIANQDSLIGNLYKTVLDISINERDAILAKFPRLNRFLTGYDLEHVVSDDLLTFDMSRLITGSEGSLGIVTEAKLNLTPIAEFKTLINIKYDSFDSALRHSPFLVDARATSVETVDSKVLNLAREDIIWNLVSDLITDVPNKDMQGLNMVEFNAVSNDDIKDKVDTLCKLLDECVANQTNGVIGYQLTSDKSDILKIYAMRKKSVGLLGNVKGSQKPLAFAEDTAVPPENLADYIVEFRALLDSHNLQYGMFGHVDAGVLHVRPALDMCDPEQEKLLRTISDQVVKLTAKYGGLMWGEHGKGYRSEYSSEFFGEHLYTQLRKIKTAFDPNNRINPGKICTPIDSEDSLVSVDGQKRSHFDKQISIEVKTSFNNAMTCNGNGICFNYDENSPMCPSYKVTGDRRNSPKGRASLMREWLRLQESKDVDLLEVEKQLNKGEVITWWERFVHSREKRKGIYDFSHEVKASMDECLACKACTTACPIKVDVPTFRSRFLNYYHSYYARPLKDYLVGNIENSAPLMAKFAKVVNPIVKTSLVSNVIKKTVGYVDTPQLSIPALSKRITKAQKFDFDLLNKLNAEQQSEYVLIVQDPFTSFYEAELVESFITLITQLGKKPMLLPFKPNGKPQHVKGFLHEFKVTAKNAAEFLNKLNDINAPLVGLDASLVMCYRDEYNTILENNRGEFNVQLAHEWLETQSFKLLSAKQNTDTEFTLLSHCTETTALPKAANVWQTIFNDIGLTLKTTNTGCCGMAGTYGHEAQNQDNSRALYEMSWKPIVDKNKPEQLLSTGFSCRSQVKRFEKFKPKHPIELLAQALK, encoded by the coding sequence ATGATAGCAACAATTACACAGCAAGATGCCGCGACAGAACTTGTCGAAAACTACCTAAGTACCATTGCAAATCAAGGTTTTACTGGAGATACCGACGCAAGTTATGCGACGCGTATTACCGCATCAACCGATAACAGTGTGTACCAGGAAATACCGCAAGGTGTTATTTTTCCAAAAAATGAAAAAGATATTCAGCTCGCATTGCAAACTGCATCTCGCGACCCATTTTTATCATTAACTTTTGGTCCTCGAGGCGGTGGAACAGGCACTAATGGTCAATCGTTAACACCTGGTATTGTTGTAGATTTGTCACGCTATATGCGCGAAATCCTTGAAATAAATGTTGATGAAGGTTGGGTACGCGTTCAAACCGGCGTCATAAAAGACCAACTTAATGATTTTTTAAAGCCTTATGGCTTTTTCTTCTCACCTGATTTATCTACCAGTAACAGGGCAACTATTGGTGGCATGATAAGTACTGACGCTTCGGGGCAAGGTTCGTTAGTTTACGGAAAAACAAGTGACCATGTTTTAGGGCTTACAACTTATTTAGTTGATGGCACACCTATGTGCACCTCCCCAATAGATATCGACAAAGCACAAATTATAGCTAATCAAGACTCACTAATTGGTAATTTATATAAAACAGTTTTAGATATTTCGATTAATGAACGTGATGCTATTTTAGCTAAGTTTCCACGGTTAAATCGCTTTTTAACTGGGTACGACCTAGAGCATGTGGTAAGTGATGACTTACTTACTTTTGACATGAGCCGCTTAATAACGGGTTCAGAAGGGTCATTAGGCATAGTTACAGAAGCTAAATTAAACCTCACACCTATTGCTGAATTTAAAACCCTTATAAATATCAAGTATGATAGTTTCGACTCAGCATTACGCCATTCACCATTTTTAGTCGATGCACGCGCAACATCGGTAGAAACCGTTGATAGCAAAGTTTTAAACTTAGCGCGTGAAGATATCATCTGGAATTTAGTATCGGACTTAATAACCGATGTACCAAATAAAGATATGCAAGGCCTGAACATGGTCGAGTTTAATGCAGTATCGAACGATGATATAAAAGACAAAGTGGACACGCTTTGTAAGCTTCTAGACGAATGCGTAGCAAATCAAACTAATGGCGTTATTGGTTATCAGTTAACTAGTGATAAAAGCGATATACTAAAAATTTACGCAATGCGTAAAAAATCAGTGGGTTTATTAGGTAATGTAAAAGGCAGTCAAAAACCACTCGCTTTTGCAGAAGATACCGCTGTACCACCTGAAAACTTAGCCGATTACATTGTCGAATTTAGAGCATTACTCGACAGCCACAATTTACAATATGGTATGTTTGGTCATGTTGATGCGGGCGTTTTACACGTACGTCCGGCACTTGATATGTGTGACCCAGAGCAAGAAAAACTACTTAGAACTATCTCCGATCAGGTCGTAAAATTAACTGCTAAATACGGCGGTTTAATGTGGGGTGAACACGGTAAAGGTTACCGAAGCGAATATAGTTCTGAATTTTTTGGTGAGCATTTATATACACAACTTCGTAAAATAAAAACAGCTTTCGACCCTAACAATCGCATTAACCCTGGTAAAATATGCACCCCTATCGATAGTGAAGACTCACTAGTTAGTGTAGATGGACAAAAGAGATCGCACTTCGATAAGCAAATATCAATAGAAGTTAAAACTAGTTTTAACAATGCAATGACCTGTAATGGTAATGGCATATGCTTTAATTACGATGAAAACTCACCTATGTGTCCATCGTATAAAGTGACTGGCGATCGTCGTAATTCACCAAAAGGACGTGCAAGTTTAATGCGCGAATGGTTACGCCTTCAAGAGTCAAAAGATGTAGATTTACTAGAAGTAGAAAAACAGCTTAACAAGGGTGAAGTAATTACCTGGTGGGAACGTTTTGTTCACAGCCGCGAAAAACGAAAAGGTATTTACGACTTTTCACACGAAGTAAAAGCGTCAATGGATGAGTGTTTAGCATGTAAAGCATGTACAACTGCCTGCCCAATAAAAGTAGATGTACCCACTTTTCGTTCGCGCTTTTTAAATTATTATCATAGTTATTATGCGCGCCCGCTAAAAGATTACCTTGTTGGCAATATAGAAAACAGCGCGCCATTAATGGCAAAGTTCGCTAAAGTAGTAAACCCAATTGTTAAAACATCATTAGTAAGCAATGTTATTAAAAAAACGGTTGGTTATGTTGATACACCACAGTTAAGCATTCCTGCACTTTCAAAACGTATTACTAAAGCACAAAAATTCGATTTTGATTTATTAAATAAATTAAATGCAGAGCAACAAAGTGAATATGTATTAATAGTACAAGACCCATTTACGAGTTTTTACGAAGCCGAACTAGTAGAAAGTTTTATTACTTTAATAACCCAGCTTGGCAAAAAGCCAATGCTATTACCATTTAAACCAAATGGTAAACCTCAGCACGTAAAAGGTTTTTTACATGAGTTTAAAGTAACAGCAAAAAATGCTGCTGAGTTTTTAAATAAATTAAATGATATAAATGCGCCCTTAGTCGGTTTAGATGCGTCTCTCGTTATGTGTTATCGCGATGAATATAATACAATTTTAGAAAATAACCGTGGTGAATTTAACGTGCAACTTGCACATGAGTGGTTAGAAACACAATCGTTTAAATTACTAAGCGCAAAGCAAAATACAGACACCGAATTTACATTATTGAGTCACTGTACTGAAACAACTGCACTGCCAAAAGCCGCAAATGTATGGCAAACAATTTTTAATGATATTGGTTTAACATTAAAAACAACAAATACAGGTTGTTGTGGAATGGCGGGAACTTATGGCCACGAAGCTCAAAATCAAGATAACTCACGTGCGCTTTACGAAATGAGTTGGAAACCAATTGTAGATAAAAATAAACCAGAGCAACTTTTATCTACCGGCTTTTCGTGTCGTAGCCAAGTTAAACGCTTTGAAAAGTTTAAACCAAAACACCCGATTGAATTACTAGCTCAAGCTTTAAAATAA